One window of the Macrobrachium nipponense isolate FS-2020 chromosome 22, ASM1510439v2, whole genome shotgun sequence genome contains the following:
- the LOC135198578 gene encoding uncharacterized protein LOC135198578, producing the protein MPFKKQEAKEGIYKRVWELFNHKDRSKSFVSSPAVGLNLVLEKKVIHICLEDVAKVVGAGLGRNKFHFSRELFFPQNVVFVVPPGAPYKESFNRVMQKLIEGGFIDKWEYDEIKKISQKSSGGGRESRSQVISLGHLQNILPQRWL; encoded by the exons ATGCCATTCAAAAAACAGGAAGCCAAGGAAGGAATCTACAAAAGGGTCTGGGAGTTATTCAATCACAAAGACCGTTCCAAGAGTTTTGTCAGCAGCCCAGCAGTGGGGCTTAACCTG GTTCTTGAAAAAAAAGTCATCCATATTTGCTTGGAAGATGTGGCTAAGGTGGTGGGAGCTGGTCTTGGTAGGAACAAGTTTCATTTTAGCCGAGAACTTTTCTTCCCACAaaatgttgtctttgttgttcCTCCTGGAGCGCCTTATAAGGAATCCTTCAACCGTGT GATGCAGAAACTAATTGAAGGAGGGTTCATCGACAAATGGGAATATGACGAAATAAAGAAAATCTCTCAGAAGTCATCAGGAGGAGGACGAGAATCCAGAAGTCAAGTCATTTCCCTTGGACATCTTCAG